Proteins encoded within one genomic window of Misgurnus anguillicaudatus chromosome 18, ASM2758022v2, whole genome shotgun sequence:
- the pla2g4ab gene encoding cytosolic phospholipase A2: MSLSDHRKIFVEQQMSHKFKVKVLRAENVTKGPFGDLLDTPDPYVELFIPTSPESRKKTKHIDNDINPEWNETFEFILDPNQENVLELTLMDANYVVDETLGIASYAISKLKVGQTEVVSFLIGKTTNVYCQLSLEECSAMDLRFSLDLCHKEKLYRQQRCDRVMLSIKKLLHMEKPSLLPSSAHEVPVIAVLGSGGGFRAMVGFSGVMKALYESGVLDCVTYVAGLSGSTWYMSTLYSHPEFPTKGPEQINSELMNRVNSNPLKLLLPQHITNYVHALWSKKSTGQPVTFTDIFGMLIGETLIPARMDNKLSDFQEKINEGQAPLPLFTCLHVKPDVSELKFADWVEFSPYEIGMAKYGTFMTPDLFGSKFFRGHVVKKHNENPLHFLMGVWGSAFSILFNRVLGMNDVTKGCTMEEELEQIRPEHILGEDSLDNDEDPRKEEEQQASWMQRMVSSFFSDSVLFKTREGRAGKVHNFMLGLSLNNDVPFSPFSDHFSYMDDEIDAVTDPFEFDRIYEPLDVKSRKIHVVDSGLTFNLPFPLILRPQRGIDLIISFDFSARPSDSSPPFKELLLAEKWARMNNLPFPKIDPKVFDREGLKECYVFKPNKGERNCPTVIHFVLVNIDFRTFKAPGVPRETDKERELADFDIFDDPESPFSTFNFQYSNQAFTQLHDLMEFNTLNNIEVIKEAIIDSILYRKETSSRCSVALPLGKVQNKKL, encoded by the exons ATGTCACTCTCAGATCATCGTAAGATTTTT GTTGAACAGCAAATGTCACACAAATTCAAAGTGAAAGTGCTGAGAGCTGAAAATGTAACAAAAGGACCTTTCGGAGATCTGT TGGACACTCCAGATCCATATGTGGAGCTGTTCATCCCCACCTCCCCTGAGAGCAGgaagaaaacaaaacatatcGACAATGACATCAATCCAGAGTGGAATGAGACCTTTGAATTCATCCTGGACCCCAACCAAGAAAATGTGCTGGAG CTGACATTAATGGATGCCAACTATGTTGTGGATGAAACATTGGGTATAGCCTCATATGCCATCTCTAAACTCAAAGTTGGACAAACAGAAGTGGTATCATTCCTTATAGGAAAA ACGACCAATGTGTACTGTCAGCTTTCTTTGGAGGAGTG CTCAGCAATGGACCTTCGATTTAGTCTGGATCTGTGCCATAAAGAAAAACTGTACAGACAACAACGGTGTGACAGAGTCATGCTGAGTATCAAGAAACTGCTACACATGGAGAAACCTTCCTTACTCCCTTCTTCTGCCCATGAG GTTCCAGTTATAGCTGTACTTGGGTCTGGAGGAGGTTTCAGGGCCATGGTTGGATTCTCAGGGGTTATGAAGGCTTTGTACGAGTCTGGAGTTCTGGACTGCGTCACCTATGTTGCTGGTCTTTCTGGATCCACTTG GTACATGTCCACACTGTACTCCCACCCAGAATTCCCCACCAAAGGGCCGGAGCAGATCAACAGTGAGCTGATGAATCGTGTCAACAGTAATCCTCTCAAACTGCTTCTTCCCCAACACATCACTAACTACGTACATGCTCTGTGGAGCAAGAAGTCCACAGGACAGCCGGTTACCTTCACAGATATCTTTGGGATGTTGATCGGAGAGACGCTTATTCCTGCT AGAATGGACAACAAGTTGAGTGATTTTCAGGAGAAGATCAATGAAGGCCAGGCTCCTCTGCCCTTGTTCACATGCCTGCATGTTAAACCAGATGTGTCTGAGCTTAAGTTTGCAG attggGTGGAGTTCAGTCCGTATGAGATCGGAATGGCTAAATATGGCACCTTCATGACACCTGACCTGTTTGGAAGCAAGTTTTTTAGAGGACATGTGGTCAAGAAGCACAACGAGAACCCTCTTCACTTCCTTATGG GTGTGTGGGGCAGCGCCTTTTCCATTCTCTTCAATAGAGTTCTTGGAATGAATGATGTGACAAAAGGATGCACCATGGAGGAAGAACTAG AACAGATCAGACCAGAACACATTTTAGGGGAGGACAGTCTAGACAATGATGAGGACCCACGTAAAG AAGAAGAGCAACAGGCCAGCTGGATGCAGCGTATGGTGAGTTCTTTCTTCAGCGACTCTGTTCTTTTTAAAACCCGAGAAGGAAGAGCGGGGAAAGTTCACAACTTTATGCTGGGCTTGAGCCTCAACAACGACGTGCCATTTTCCCCATTCAGTGATCATTTTAGCTATATGGATGATGAGATTGACGCTGTCACAG ACCCCTTTGAGTTTGATCGCATCTACGAGCCGTTAGACGTGAAGAGCAGAAAAATCCATGTGGTGGACAGTGGCTTGACCTTTAACCTCCCTTTTCCGTTGATCTTGAGACCTCAAAGGGGCATCGACCTCATCATCTCCTTTGACTTCTCTGCTCGGCCAAGTGACTCTAGTCCTCCATTTAAG GAACTCCTGCTGGCTGAGAAATGGGCACGAATGAATAATCTACCGTTTCCTAAGATCGATCCTAAGGTGTTTGATCGGGAGGGTCTGAAAGAGTGTTATGTCTTCAAACCCAACAAAGGAGAAAGGAACTGCCCTACTGTCATCCATTTTGTCCTGGTCAATATCGACTTTAGGACGTTCAAAGCTCCAG GAGTTCCACGTGAGACGGACAAAGAGAGAGAATTAGcagattttgatatttttgatgatCCAGAGTCGCCCTTCTCCACTTTCAACTTCCAGTATTCAAACCAAGCCTTCACCCAACTACATGATCTTATGGAATTCAACACGCTTAACAATATAGAG
- the ptgs2b gene encoding prostaglandin G/H synthase 2, protein MRSIVSLILLMHMGFMVCQGANPCCSEPCQNRGVCTALGSDSYECDCTRTGHYGQNCSTPEFLTRVKVSLKPSPNTVHYILTHFKSLWNIINSVTFLRNAIMRYVLTSRSHLIDSPPIYNADYGYKSWEAYSNLSYYTRTLPPVHHDCPTPMGVVGKKVLPNVTVLAEKLLVRRKFIPDPQRTSLMFAFFAQHFTHQFFKTDQKKGPAFTTAKNHGVDLAHIYGQDLDRQHKLRLFKDGKLRYQILDGEVYPPTVSEVGVAMHYPPHVPESRRFAVGHEAFGLVPGLMMYATIWLREHNRVCDVMKQEHPDWDDERLFQTSRLILIGETIKIVIEDYVQHLSGYHLKLKFDPELLFNEQFQYQNRIAAEFNTLYHWHPLMPDEFHVQDEVYNYNQFLFNTSMLTDYGVNSLVESFTKQIAGRVAGGRNVSPAVLRVAIKSIEDSRKMRYQSINAYRKRFNMKPYKSFEEMTGEKEMAAELEEMYGDVDAVELYAGLLIEKPRPNSIFGETMVEMGAPYSLKGLMGNPICSPEYWKPSTFGGKVGFDIINTASLQKLVCNNVNGPCPMASFSVPDVKDSVPATINVSTSHSDQKVNPTVLLKERTSEL, encoded by the exons ATGAGAAGCATCGTGTCGTTAATTCTTCTTATGCACATGGGGTTCATGGTTTGCCAAGGAG CCAACCCCTGCTGCTCAGAGCCATGTCAGAATCGAGGTGTCTGTACGGCGCTTGGTTCAGACTCTTATGAATGTGATTGTACGCGCACTGGACATTACGGCCAGAACTGCTCGACAC CTGAGTTTCTCACAAGGGTAAAAGTGTCTTTGAAGCCTTCTCCCAACACTGTGCATTACATTCTGACGCATTTCAAAAGCTTGTGGAATATTATCAACAGCGTGACGTTTCTGCGTAACGCCATAATGCGTTATGTACTCACGT CACGCTCCCATCTGATTGACAGCCCCCCTATATACAACGCTGACTATGGCTACAAAAGCTGGGAAGCTTATTCCAATCTCTCTTACTACACCCGCACATTGCCTCCTGTTCATCATGATTGCCCAACACCGATGGGAGTCGTAG GTAAGAAAGTTCTGCCAAATGTTACTGTGTTGGCTGAGAAACTTCTAGTGAGAAGAAAGTTCATCCCAGACCCTCAACGCACAAGTCTCATGTTTGCTTTCTTTGCTCAACATTTCACACATCAGTTTTTCAAAACCGACCAAAAGAAAGGTCCAGCTTTCACAACAGCCAAGAATCATGGG GTTGACTTGGCTCACATATATGGACAGGATCTTGATCGGCAACACAAGCTGAGACTTTTCAAAGACGGCAAGCTAAGATATCAG ATTCTGGATGGTGAGGTGTATCCTCCAACAGTCAGTGAGGTTGGAGTGGCCATGCACTACCCTCCACATGTACCCGAGTCACGTCGCTTCGCTGTTGGTCATGAGGCCTTCGGATTGGTTCCCGGACTCATGATGTACGCCACCATCTGGCTGCGCGAACACAACCGTGTGTGCGATGTCATGAAACAGGAACATCCAGACTGGGACGATGAGAGGCTTTTTCAGACCTCACGGCTCATCCTGATTG GCGAGACCATTAAAATTGTAATCGAAGATTACGTCCAGCATCTTAGTGGCTACCATTTAAAGCTCAAGTTTGATCCTGAACTTCTCTTCAATGAGCAATTTCAGTACCAAAACAGGATCGCTGCTGAATTCAACACCCTTTACCATTGGCACCCTCTTATGCCGGATGAGTTTCATGTCCAAGACGAAGTCTACAATTACAATCAGTTTCTCTTTAACACGTCTATGCTGACTGACTATGGCGTCAACAGCTTGGTTGAGTCCTTCACTAAACAGATAGCTGGACGG GTTGCTGGGGGGCGTAATGTATCACCAGCTGTTTTAAGGGTGGCCATAAAATCAATTGAAGACAGCAGGAAAATGCGCTATCAGTCGATCAACGCCTACAGGAAACGATTCAACATGAAGCCATATAAATCCTTTGAGGAAATGACAG GAGAGAAGGAGATGGCCGCAGAACTGGAGGAGATGTATGGAGATGTAGATGCTGTGGAGCTATACGCTGGTTTACTGATTGAAAAGCCCAGGCCTAATTCCATCTTTGGAGAGACCATGGTGGAGATGGGTGCCCCCTACTCCCTCAAAGGACTTATGGGAAACCCCATCTGCTCCCCAGAATACTGGAAACCCAGCACCTTTGGTGGGAAAGTGGGCTTTGATATCATCAACACAGCTTCTCTGCAGAAGCTGGTTTGTAATAATGTCAACGGGCCGTGTCCTATGGCCTCATTCTCAGTACCTGATGTAAAAGATTCAGTACCTGCTACTATAAATGTGAGTACATCTCACTCGGATCAAAAAGTCAACCCAACAGTTTTACTTAAAGAACGGACGTCTGAGCTTTGA